Proteins found in one Seonamhaeicola sp. S2-3 genomic segment:
- a CDS encoding lactonase family protein, which translates to MKFKFSFFILAISILNFNCKSSTVPLFVGTFTDEGSKGIYRFDFNTKTGELSNKILSIEAVSPSFLDYSPDKKFIYSVNKTSTENDYISSYKINPNGTLSLINSVSSNGKNPCHISLNKAGNKAVVSMYTAGKVSVYNINSDGSLNEASQVFNHNTKNEKAKAHSAQFFKDDLFVADLGRNAVYEYKLKDDSYKLQSESIVKMEGNPGPRHFSITENGQFIYIINEYGSSITSVKRTESGFKTIDEDSTLDENYLGKNSCADIHLSKDEQFLYGSNRGENSIVVFKRNTKDGTIEKIQNISVHGNWPRNFTLDPTGNFLLAANRRSNNISVFNINKTTGKLTFLHDVKTPTPVCLLF; encoded by the coding sequence ATGAAATTTAAATTCTCTTTTTTTATTCTAGCCATTAGTATTCTTAATTTCAATTGTAAATCATCAACCGTTCCTTTATTTGTAGGCACTTTTACAGATGAAGGTAGCAAAGGCATATACCGCTTTGATTTTAATACCAAAACCGGTGAATTAAGTAATAAGATTTTATCTATAGAAGCTGTAAGTCCGTCTTTTCTAGATTATTCCCCAGATAAAAAATTCATATATTCTGTAAACAAAACAAGCACTGAGAACGACTATATTTCATCTTACAAAATAAATCCAAATGGCACACTTTCCTTAATAAATAGTGTAAGTAGTAATGGCAAAAACCCTTGCCACATTTCATTAAACAAAGCGGGCAATAAAGCTGTAGTTTCTATGTACACAGCTGGAAAAGTATCTGTTTACAATATTAATTCTGACGGGTCTTTAAACGAGGCTTCTCAAGTATTTAACCACAATACAAAGAATGAAAAAGCCAAAGCGCATTCTGCTCAATTTTTTAAAGACGATTTATTTGTAGCCGATTTAGGCAGAAATGCTGTCTATGAGTATAAACTAAAAGATGACAGCTACAAATTACAATCTGAATCTATTGTTAAAATGGAAGGAAATCCTGGACCGCGCCATTTTTCGATAACCGAAAACGGACAATTTATTTATATCATCAATGAATATGGCAGCTCTATAACTTCTGTAAAAAGAACCGAATCTGGTTTTAAAACCATTGATGAAGATTCTACTTTAGACGAAAACTATTTAGGAAAAAACTCTTGTGCCGATATTCATTTATCTAAAGACGAGCAATTTTTATACGGTTCTAATAGAGGCGAAAATTCTATAGTTGTTTTTAAAAGAAACACTAAAGATGGCACAATTGAGAAAATACAAAACATAAGCGTTCATGGTAACTGGCCTAGAAATTTTACTTTAGACCCAACAGGAAATTTTTTATTAGCTGCCAATAGAAGAAGCAACAATATTTCGGTTTTTAACATTAACAAAACTACTGGAAAACTTACTTTTTTACACGATGTTAAAACACCAACACCTGTATGCTTATTATTTTAG
- a CDS encoding 30S ribosomal protein S16 produces the protein MPVKIRLQRHGKKGKPFYWIVAADARAKRDGRYLEKLGAYNPNTNPATVELDVDGAVKWLQNGAQPTDTAKALLSYKGALLKNHLVGGVKKGALTEEQVEEKFKAWLEEKAAKIQAKADGLSEAEAKAKADALAAEKAINEARIAAAAPVVEEEEATEEVAAEADATNEEE, from the coding sequence ATGCCAGTAAAGATTAGATTACAAAGACACGGTAAAAAAGGAAAACCTTTTTACTGGATTGTTGCCGCAGATGCGCGCGCAAAAAGAGACGGTAGATACTTAGAAAAACTAGGTGCTTACAATCCTAACACTAACCCTGCAACTGTTGAACTAGATGTTGACGGTGCAGTAAAGTGGTTACAAAATGGTGCACAACCTACTGATACTGCTAAAGCCTTATTATCTTATAAAGGTGCTTTACTTAAAAATCATTTAGTAGGCGGTGTAAAAAAAGGTGCTTTAACTGAAGAGCAAGTTGAAGAAAAATTCAAAGCTTGGTTAGAAGAAAAAGCTGCAAAAATTCAAGCTAAAGCTGATGGCTTATCAGAAGCTGAAGCTAAAGCTAAAGCTGATGCACTTGCTGCTGAAAAAGCTATTAACGAAGCAAGAATTGCTGCTGCTGCGCCTGTAGTTGAAGAAGAGGAAGCTACTGAAGAAGTTGCTGCTGAAGCTGACGCTACAAACGAAGAAGAATAA
- the rimM gene encoding ribosome maturation factor RimM (Essential for efficient processing of 16S rRNA) produces MKKEDCFYLGKIVKKYSFKGEVLAKLDTDQPELYEHLDAIFIELKNNLVPFFIERSQLHKSDLLRIKFEDVDTENDANSLIKTKLYLPLDLLPKLDGNKFYFHEVIGFKIEDKNFGDVGIIKSINDSTAQALFEIDRNGIEILIPMNDEFILKVDRDNKTIIVETPEGLIDLYL; encoded by the coding sequence ATGAAAAAAGAAGACTGTTTTTATTTAGGGAAAATTGTAAAAAAGTACAGTTTTAAAGGAGAAGTTTTAGCAAAACTTGACACAGACCAACCAGAACTTTACGAGCATTTAGATGCCATTTTTATAGAACTTAAAAATAACCTAGTCCCTTTTTTTATTGAACGATCTCAACTACATAAATCAGATTTGCTTAGAATTAAATTTGAAGATGTAGATACAGAGAATGATGCCAACAGCCTAATAAAAACCAAACTATACTTACCACTAGATTTACTACCAAAATTAGATGGAAATAAATTTTACTTTCATGAAGTAATTGGTTTTAAAATTGAAGACAAAAACTTTGGTGATGTTGGTATTATAAAATCTATAAACGACTCTACCGCTCAGGCACTTTTTGAAATAGACAGAAACGGCATAGAAATACTCATACCCATGAATGATGAGTTTATTTTAAAAGTAGATAGAGATAACAAAACAATTATTGTTGAAACCCCTGAAGGACTTATAGATTTATATTTATAA
- a CDS encoding DUF2383 domain-containing protein has protein sequence MKRIDNILEKLNDLLILNEEIENAYTKAINMLTDSFYKQFSNERSLERSGYVKSLKNELHKLEKKAENPVALKRRDHVVRLNFRNFLKIEDENKFLRKVYDIELLSVQKYDELLTQMNMPLSLCKLLLKHRDNIQARLFEMERDNEVIIR, from the coding sequence GTGAAACGAATTGATAATATTCTTGAAAAGTTAAACGACTTACTAATACTAAATGAGGAAATTGAGAATGCTTATACCAAAGCAATTAATATGCTAACAGATAGTTTCTATAAGCAATTTTCTAATGAAAGAAGCCTAGAGCGGAGTGGTTACGTTAAGTCTTTAAAAAATGAATTGCATAAGCTTGAAAAAAAAGCAGAAAACCCTGTTGCTTTAAAAAGAAGAGATCATGTTGTACGATTAAATTTTAGAAATTTTTTAAAGATTGAAGACGAAAACAAGTTTCTTAGAAAGGTATATGATATAGAATTGTTAAGTGTACAGAAGTATGACGAGTTACTTACACAAATGAATATGCCTTTATCACTTTGTAAATTACTTTTAAAACACAGAGATAATATTCAAGCCAGATTATTTGAAATGGAAAGAGATAACGAGGTAATTATAAGATAA